AGAAAAGAGGAACGACTCGATGATGAATTTAAGCATAAGTCAATGTTCATCCGCAGCTGAAAGAAAATGCATAGAGTAATAGCGATATTCGAAAACACTTTCAAGGAAGGCCTACGGCAGAGAATTCTGTCCTTGCTGGGCATTTTTGCTCTATTGCTTATCGTAGTTTCGGTTTTTCTAGAACCTTTCGCCCTTGGCGAAGCGCCTAAGATAATGCGTGATTTCGGTCTCGCCGTGACTTCACTCTTTGGCGTACTGACTACAATAATCATCGGCTCTGCGCTCATCCACCGAGATATAGAAAAACGCACGATCTACACTGTGCTGGCAAAACCGGTACGCAGGGGTGAAGTTGTGCTGGGCAAGTTCCTGGGTCTGGGCGCGCTCATTGCCCTGCTCGTACTTGCCATGCTATTGATACATCAATTGATCATTTTCGTCCAAGAAGGTGTATTTGAGCCTTCATTGCTCATTGTTTTTCCGTTTGAACTCATCGAGGTTTCGGTGATACTCGGTATCCTTCTGCTATTCTCGTCGTTTTCTTCGAGTACACTGACTTCGATAATGGGTGTGATATTTTTCGTTACAGGACATGCCATGCCCGACTTGAAGTTGTTCGCGGAAAGTACCAAGGTTGAAGCCCTCAAACACGTCGCTTATGGGTTCTACTACCTTCTGCCCAACCTCAGCAACTTCAATTTTCGCACCGACCTTGCCTATAACATACCCCTGCCGGCGGATCAGGTTATCTTTTCCGTATGCTACGGCGTGATCTATACAGTATTTCTTCTCTATGTCACGACATTGATCTTTGAACGCCGTGAATTCAAGTAGTCAACTTTGACTCCTTCCCGATGCACAGGGAAATAGAATGACCAAGAAGATCGCCATCGCATGCCTGATTCTGGTCGTGCTCCTCAGTCTTGCTTACCGAATAGACATGAGAAAAACCCCTCA
The candidate division WOR-3 bacterium genome window above contains:
- a CDS encoding ABC transporter permease, with translation MHRVIAIFENTFKEGLRQRILSLLGIFALLLIVVSVFLEPFALGEAPKIMRDFGLAVTSLFGVLTTIIIGSALIHRDIEKRTIYTVLAKPVRRGEVVLGKFLGLGALIALLVLAMLLIHQLIIFVQEGVFEPSLLIVFPFELIEVSVILGILLLFSSFSSSTLTSIMGVIFFVTGHAMPDLKLFAESTKVEALKHVAYGFYYLLPNLSNFNFRTDLAYNIPLPADQVIFSVCYGVIYTVFLLYVTTLIFERREFK